The DNA sequence TAAATCACGATTAAGATCTAGcaaatgagaataaattgaGAATATTTTTAAACTTATTCTAGAAAAAATCCTTGCTTCCTCTCGATCAATGCATTAAGACCTAGCAAGggaagtatatatatatatgcattacAATTTATATTATAAAGAAGCCGCATCGAGAATTATCATTCTTGCATTACAATTTGCACATATCAAGTATGAGCTGTCTCTTCTACAGAGTAATTACAAGAATTcaaaataaaggagtataagGATGGATGCAAAATTTATCACTCTTGTGACTTGAGAAATATTGgatgaataaatatttttataattagcTTTGTAAAATGCtattgtttctttttcttcttccttcttgttcttgtttttaactcttccttctcttttaagcattattttaaaaaataaaataaaaattataacaaaattaaacaaTTCGGTAAAtatgtataaagaaaaaaaaactggaaaaatgAGATTTAATTGagaatttagttaaaaaataatttgtttatctaacactaataaattaaatattagaaCAAACGAAACCTATCTAGTGGACTGACCTACCTAGCTATCCTAGTGAATTTCTAGCTAGCAATATAGGTTTTAATTAGTGGCATGAAAAAAAGTTAGACCATAAAAATGGAAGGGGTATATGAAATCATGGAAGAATATAATGAAATATGAGAGTGATTATTAAGGCCATAAAAAACCTTTGGCGTCATGTCCTCCTCAAAATTTTACTTGCCTATAACTTTAAGTTAGACAAAAAGACCCCAAGTGATATAAGATGTTTGATTCTGAATTATAACACTTTATCTTGGAAGAATATATCTGGTTATATTATAAGGAACTGCAATTTTActgaactttatttttttatatataacaaaatgaattttattttattttattttattcaagcAGTTTAATTTCTCCACCTTAcaaatgtatataaataatgaagGAAACTTGATGGCATCGCTTTCAGTTTGTTGCTTTCGCTATTTATCCATTTTCATGCTTCAATAAATGCTATCAAGATTATGAATGAATATTTTTTGATAAACGGTTAAGAATGAAATATAATTTGGAAAGGAATATTTATGATATGCTTGCAATTGGGACAGTCAAAAGAAAAAGCGGAAGAAATCAATGCATAATTTTATAAGAAAAGAACTTGACGAGAGGTATGTTAAtaagtttaaattaaatatgcataaaaaaataaagtctagaTTAAATTTCTATTTAAACATTTAAGATATATCAAATTAttgaaacaaaattatattacagtatcaagaaaaaataaataaaacatttaaACTTCATTATTTATCCCCTTTTTCTTGGTGACTATTATTTGTcccctttcggattctcttatCCTTTTCTCATTTTGAAGagtgaagaaagaaaaacataaaaaaaatgaattataaaaaaataaaaaaaatatatcagtGAATGATACATTTCAAATTAAAAAGCTGAAAATCCAATTTTGATTACCTTTTAAAgagataaataaaacaaaattaactcACTAACCGATGAATGCGGTTATTTGCTATCATTAATAAATGTGAGCTTTCATAATCGAATACATCAGATGTATATTTTTCATGATATTGATAGATGAATGAGGATGCAATCTCTGTATATtcaaaatatcataaaaataaaaataaaaaaatagggGGCCAAAAACTATATAATCAACTCAGAAGATCCTGACTACTGTGCAAGGAGaaaacttaacaaaaaaaaaaattcgtaATAATTGTTAgagaaattaatttataaatatctTAGTAAAAAATCAATAACAATAGTTTTATTATTCTACTATAACAATATgcattaatattataaaaatcatataaTAAAGTTTTAGTTTCTTAAAATAAACATCACAATTTTTCTCATTGTTAATATATTGATTCTCTTAATAATATAATGGTGATAACTTTAAGATTCTACATTAGATTGTACAAATACAGATAATAGAATCAAATTGAAGTTCATGGATACAAATTcatgaattaattttatattattattcatgaatttttttattatattaaaatactCAGTAGATGTGTAACTATAAGTAAATAATATTTGGtgaaagataaaataataaacataaaaaggactgaattataacttaattatttttatgtaggAGATCTATTAGAGGTAAAATACATATATGTAAAAGGTATATATTTCCATAGTCGATAAATGAATAAGTTTAACTATGATTACACAGGTTGACacatattgatttttttttctaaaggAAGTGCTATATTAATAAGAATTATTCTCCTAATCATGATATTCTCCAAGGGTAAATTAGTGAATCCGATAGCATTTTCCTTTTAAAAGTTTTAGGTGAAATCACATTACCTGCGCCCTTGTGGTATattaactaaataataataatagaggaTAGAATATGCCAAAATTAGCGAGTTTGAGAAAAAGGAAACAAAGCTTCAGGCTTGGATGTTTCGAAAGAGGGTGGAAGCTCTTATTGGGAAAGATATTATCCAAATGATCAAGGAAGATGAATATAGAAGATGCATCATTTATATGATTGCAATAATTATTAATAGCCACAAACATTAGTacagaaattaaaagatttttgaGGTTAGTGATTCTGCggatatatataatataatgagACATTTTTTAGTATCCCACATGCAAAGTCAATGAAGGTGGTGATCTTTAGATAATAATGAATTAATCTTCGCatagatttttttatatttattttatccttttttttataacaaaaatcaaactttaaatattttagtCATCCTAATTCTCAAGTCTTTATGGCAAATCAAGACTTACTAATTAACATACACACTTCTAACTTGAGGGAGGGTGTTAATTACTTAATATGCAGCCTTCCAATATATAGTTTGTACCGTTTTAGTTAACTTAAACGGTTAGATGATGCAACTTGATTAGTTTGTTAGAATAATTAGTAATTATGGAAATTGAAGTAATTAGCTTAGAGTTAGTTTAGCTCAGCTACCTCTTTATATAAATAGAACTATGTATATATAGGTGTGATTCCTCACTCCAACTTTTCTAATAGACTAAGCACTCTTCAtatttctttctctcttttcttcccAACAATTCACAGTTTCACACTAATTTTCTGTTACGAAACCACgtattctaaaaatatatataagcGGATAAAAGAATgcacataaataattatatttctattaaTACTAGTGTTGAGATTTTTTTTTGCATATATAATGTAATAAGTGTATGTTCTATTCGTTTAAATGTTGAGTCGTCATTCTTGAATTATTTGAATTATACATTATATATAGCTTTAGTTGCTTTCAGAAGGTTTATTTTTCCTATTGATATAGTGTCTAATTAGTTCGTTTTGTATGCCTCCTATTTCCTTAATTAATTTAaccaataattaataatattgcATTGATGAAGGATGGGACTTCATTTTTGGATTAACGAATCTATTATTAGAACGCGTGTATATAGGGAAAGTTTTCATGCCAAGTTAACTATgatatttctttttatatatacatataggTTGATGTAACAATAATGTAAAGAGTTTTATAGGACCATCTAATTGGATTTATATGTTTAATaagtttaaaaattagtttattttatgAATACATCAACACAcgattaattatttgtataaaattctTACATATCGAGTCATCGATAGTGcatgaaaaattaatttatatatgtatataagtCCATATGGAGCATAGTTTGTTCACATTTGTTTGCATTATTTAGGGTTTAAACTATATATAATGGACCTACACATatattgcatatatatacatgaTGAACATACAGATAAGTTGGAACTCTTTAATTTGAGTcataaatttgatttgaaatcaagtatataaatatatgactAGTCCTTTTCGTGAAAAAAACTTCACTTACCACTATGTTTTCAAATATGAAGCTGaataattgaaaatgatggttaATTATTGGTATATAGTTGGCCTAGTGTTTAATTACAAGATGTTAACCTCTTCGTCTTTCTATTATTAAATTGTGACCTGCCTTTTTTATGCGTGTGTGTGGTTTGATTTCTTCTTaaagattgaagaagacaaTGTATTGAAATTGAGTTTCACTTCGatacatttatatttatatgatgaaattaaactagtttATTTCCTTCACCACCTTTTCTCTTATACCTTTTTATAGTAAAAGAAGCTTATAGCTATAGTTGTAGCTAGAAATTATCTTATAAACTTTACTTCATCTTTATATTATACCACTAGTAAAGAAAATGAAGCTGTACTCCATTGACATTTTCACCTTTTTTTAACCACTTGGATATATACTCAAGTGGCAGCAGtatctaacttttttttttacttcatATTTTGATGTATGGATAATGCTATATTATGCatgtattaaattaaattaaatttaattaacgtgttaattaatatattctaaataatataataattctagtctattgaaaataattaatatcaaatttaattatcataaaatctacaataataaattaaattattgtaATAAGATATGAATGATCAAATTTAACTAGAtacatttaaataattattcctTTTGTAATGTTTCCCCAACCTTCAATTTTTTGCACTCACAAAATTTGTGGGCTACTTGCAATGTGTAACAACATCCACACACGTCTAAACTCCACcattattttcatctttttgtcGCATAGCACCATgctatattattatattatttttattattaaagtaattaattaagGATCGATGTCAATATTCCTAGCTTTAACTTTGTCGCCTTATTATAAAAGTTCCAAACCACTTTCGTAATCAGAAATTTCTTTGTACTCTCACCGTACAAAATTAAGCACTAACACACatgtttattttataactaaaatatgGACTTGCTATTTATCCTCGTTCACATTAGGGTATTGGTTACCCTTGTATTAAAAGAAATCACAATTAGGTCAAAAGATTTATAAATTATAGAaattaaagatataattatttatatattttttatttaaaattttgaataaatattcATAATAATATGATACCAGAATTTatgacttaaaatttttaaatttgatttttattaacttttcaacccaaaaaaaaataattaatataaaataaataaataaataaaatttagtatatatgtaaaaaatttATGCAAACTCAAAAGATTTTTGTGcgtctttatttttttttctaaaattaggagtgggactaaaattttttagttcTAAATAAGTATGAAAAGACTATATCATTTGAACTATAATTCAATGGGTTATGCGTCTTTATTTTTCATTCCAAAAGCAGCCAAGATTTTATAAGGGTACGATGGTAATTTCCTTAAAATATTATTCTGGAAATCTTGGGGCAGGTGGTGTCTCATGCTCCCATTTGCTCTATATATAGAGATTGAAGGGGGGCTCTAAGGCTAAGTCACACATTTGAGTAGCATATAGCATATAGCATATCATAtcacatcatatatatttgatCCTTAATTAGTGAATATGGCAGGAAATGCAAACAGAAGCAGGCATGAAAAAGCTGAAGCATGGGAAAAGGTGAAGGGGATGCCAAAAGCAAtgatggagaaggtgatgaacATTTGTGTGATGACAAAGGAAATAGCACAAGATGATCCTAGAAAAGTGATTCATTCACTCAAAGTTGGTCTTTCAATATCTCTCGTCTCTCTTTTCTATTTCTATCAGCCTCTCTATGAGAATTTTGGACTCTCTGCAATGTGGGCTGTTATGACTGTTGTTGTGGTTTTTGAGTTCACTGTTGGTAAGTTTTtattaatccatcataattcTTTATTGTGTAAtcaaatacttttttttctataactatttttatttttttaattataggAGCTACTCTTGGAAAAGGTTTGAATAGGACACTAGCCACTTTGACAGCTGGTGCTCTTGGTGTTGGTGCTCATTACTTGGCTAGCCTTGCCGGAGAGACTGCAGAACCCATTTTGATTGGTTTCTTTGTCTTCCTTCAAGGTAATAATTCCAActaattataattcaaattaccaaaaaaaaagagtttttatGTTTCTATATTTTGCTTAGTATGATTTATATAATCAATTCTATCTAGAGGATAAaactttgtttttcttgttattattatcgtctatctaataaaaaaaacttttatttaGTAAAATCTAAAAGTAATCTATTTTAATAGTCattattaatttatctttttattacaaattttacatctctaaaaaataaagtttttaGATAATTTATAAGCGTGAAACATTCTTATTCAAATGGTGGAAACTCAAATGTCATCGACTTTACGTAAAGTTGATATCTGAGAGCCGTTAAACGATGAtttgactaatttgattaaattttcatctaacgactctcagATGTCAACTTCATGCTAacttcacctgagttttcacctatTCGAATATATATCAGAGCATATCCAAGCATACAATCATAACGTGATAAAACTTGTTATATTAACAATTTAGcctaaacaaagaaaataataaaaaatgtaaaCTAACATGCATCATGTTATTATATAACATgaatctaattaaatttttttggggGGAGTGCAGCTGCAATAGTATCATTCATAAGGTTCTTCCCAAAAATGAAGGCAAGATATGATTATGGATTGCTGATATTTATTTTGACATTCTCATTGATATCTGTATCCGGGTTCCGTGACGATGAAGTATTGGAAATGGCACATAAGAGGCTTTCCACCATTGTCATTGGAGGCACAGCTTGTGTCATGATCTCCATTTTTGTGTGTCCTGTTTGGGCTGGTGAAGAACTCCATTATTCTATTGCTCTCAACTTGGACAACCTTGCTCATTCCTTACAAGGTTTCATTCAATCTATTTTATCAATAATTCATGCACTTATTTCAGTTActtgttttatatataaataaattcttaaattaatgaaaaaaaatgggaatgaagtaatattttttttgtagttgAGCAAATTCTGACTATTTAGCGGCGATTTTCAGAGTATTTAGTTgcaattttattaattaaacctatttttttaatattaaaaatgataaatttgttttcagatattaacaaaagtattaattaaatttttttatgaaatatttGTGCACACAAGAGAATTATTATATAAACTTTTtcaaatataaaagaaaataaatttgtCTAGTAaaataatagtataaaaaaatgTCCTTCTATCATTAGTTATTAAGagataagtttttttttttttcagaaaaaagTAATTATCTCTCTTTTTGTTATGGCTTAGGACATCAAAAAATTAatcttgttattttttttatagaatttatAAATAAGCATTTGAAGGCATCAGAGGAAGGAGATTCTAATAAAGATAACAAGTCTTTTATGGAAGGTTACAAAAGCGTTCTCAATTCCAAAAGTAGCGAAGATTCTCTGGTGAGTAAAACTTGATAGTTGACACTTACtaataatacatataattaaataatatcatACCATCAAATGAAGTTTAGTCATCAAATGAATAAATCTTCTAATATTTTGGAAATTATAATTGTTGTAGGCGAATTTTGCAAGATGGGAACCAGGTCATGGGAAGTTCAAATTTCGTCACCCGTGGGACCAATATCTTAAGATTGGTGCTCTTTCTCGTCAATGTGCTTATCGAATTGAAGCTCTCATAAATGGACACCTCAATTCTCCACATATCCAAGTATATACATCATACATAATTTACTAGTCCCTATCGATATAAAACATTTTCATTTACTAGGGCCaataattctttttgttcttcctcACTACAccaataattatttattaactcAAATATATAGTTAGAAATTCCGCGCTTTTCATCGTCTTTTCTCCTATACAACGTTTTTTAGAGAACTTCTCTTGGGTGCCAagtaattataaataattaatataatcttGGACATATTTAAAGTGGTTGGTACTATTGAAAATAATAGAACttacacatatatatattaaggatagttagtcaagtcaaaatagATTCTGTTAATTAATAGgataaaatataactaaatcTGTTTTAACTCGACTATTATCCttgaaaatatataattcaCAAGATATATTGACAAATAAAGTACAATATAGGTGAATTAACTGAAAAACTtgaacttttaattttaattttttataactttAATCAGTATTTTTAAGAAACAAATTAATACTTAATGCATACACTACTATTCATTAACAATCATCATATATCcacatgaaaaaaaaatgttatatttatttaacctattataatatttatgaaaaataaaaaaataatatcggctcaaacttattttatttaatatttatttattacagaATACGCcaaataaagttaaaaataataaattttaatattttttgttaccaaatattttttgaaatatatatagttataaTATTTCACAATTTGCAGGGATCATCAACAGCATCATCGGAAATTGTTGGTACGATTGAAGAAGCATGCATAGAAATGAGTGTGGAATCTAGCAAAGCCTTGAAGGAAGTTGGATTATCCATAAAGAACATGATGAGGCTTCCATCTTCTAATAACCACATTTCTGAATCAAAAGCTGCAAGCAAGAGGCTGAAGGCATTGCTCCAATCAAGTTTAAAGGGACAAGACACAGATCTTTTATCACTCATACCGGCTGGCACTGCAGCTTCATTGCTAATTGACATCGTCGATTGCATCCAGGAAATAGCCGATTCTGTTAACAATCTGGCCGCGCTCGCCGATTTTGAAGACGGTGATAAATCTCCTAAACCACCATCGTCGCAATCACAGGCCCTACATTGTGAATGTGCTGAACCAGTTCCAAAGATTGATAGCATAGTTTGAATGAATTGCTTTATTTATATTCGTATAATATAAAGATGACTTCGATGATGCTCTTTGGTCTCTTCTTTAGAGAAACGGAAAGTGCGGACTAGAAGTCGTAACTTTGATAATTactaataaacaaaaattaataatattttcaaTGTGTTTATGTATATATTCCCGCCTTAAATTAGGTATTCATTGGACCACATGTGGTCTTCACttcaattttgttatttttgtattttgaaaTTTGAGATGAATATAAATAATGACTAATTAGTTT is a window from the Arachis stenosperma cultivar V10309 chromosome 3, arast.V10309.gnm1.PFL2, whole genome shotgun sequence genome containing:
- the LOC130968105 gene encoding aluminum-activated malate transporter 2-like — translated: MAGNANRSRHEKAEAWEKVKGMPKAMMEKVMNICVMTKEIAQDDPRKVIHSLKVGLSISLVSLFYFYQPLYENFGLSAMWAVMTVVVVFEFTVGATLGKGLNRTLATLTAGALGVGAHYLASLAGETAEPILIGFFVFLQAAIVSFIRFFPKMKARYDYGLLIFILTFSLISVSGFRDDEVLEMAHKRLSTIVIGGTACVMISIFVCPVWAGEELHYSIALNLDNLAHSLQEFINKHLKASEEGDSNKDNKSFMEGYKSVLNSKSSEDSLANFARWEPGHGKFKFRHPWDQYLKIGALSRQCAYRIEALINGHLNSPHIQGSSTASSEIVGTIEEACIEMSVESSKALKEVGLSIKNMMRLPSSNNHISESKAASKRLKALLQSSLKGQDTDLLSLIPAGTAASLLIDIVDCIQEIADSVNNLAALADFEDGDKSPKPPSSQSQALHCECAEPVPKIDSIV